The nucleotide window CCCGCAGCACGCGGTCGGTGACCTTGTCGTAGCCCACCGTGACCAGGACGCGGAAATCCGGGTTGGCCGGCAGCTCGCCCGCGTGGTCGGCGGCGATGAAGCCCTCGTCGATCAGGTTCTTCGCGGGCCCGCTGTTGTACTGGATCACGCCGTAAGCGACGTGGTGGTTGGTCAGGATCAGGCCGTCCGCGGAGACGAATGCACCCGTGCCGCCACCCGCACGGACCACGGCGCTCAGCGGTGCGGCGGCGACATCGGCCAGGGCCTGCGGCTTGCCCTTGAACCCGGCCTGGCGCATCGCCTTGGCCAGTTGCGGCAGCTGCGAGGGCATCCACATGCCTTCGCCGGCGTGGGCGGGCAGGGCGAGGACAAGACCCAGGGCGAGGGCGGAAGGCGAGCGTCGGCGGCGCATGGTGCGGATCCAGCGGAGAAGACGGTCACGATATCGGGTTACGCACCGGTGCGGCAACGATGGCCCGCGTCGTGCCGTCAGCGTGCCTCGCCAAGAAAGCGCCGCCAGCGTCGCGCCGCGCGACGGATGCCTTCGTGTTCGGCGTCGGCCAATGCGCGGAGCGGATCGAGCGCCACGTCGGTGTCGCCGCCGCGCTTCCACGTCGCCGCCACGCGGCCCTGGACGATCGCCGTGGCAGCGACCAGTCCGTTGACGCCGATCACGCGCCGCGTATGCGCCGCATCCAGCACCGGCGTGCGGTCGCGGTAACCGATCAGGTATTCGTCGAAAGCGGGCAACAGGTGGATGGCACGCGAGCGTGCGGGGAGGGGAGCGTCGGCGCGCCACCACCACGTGGTGCCGTCGTGCGTCTCTTTCTCCAGCGCGGAGCCGGCGAGTTCCAGCGCCCGCAGCGCATCCTTCTGCGTAAGTCCCGACCACCACGCGAGATCGGCGGCGGTCGCCGGTCCATGGCCCTGCAGATAGCGCAGCGCCAGCCGGTGCAGGGCTTCCTCGCGGGCGAGCGGCGCACCCGGCGGGACCCACGCATCCATCAGCACGAAGGTCGGCTGCTTGCCATGCCGCGGCCCCTGGCAGATCGCGCCTTCGTGCGCCAGCCAGTTCAGCAGGTGCAGGCCGCGCTGGTGGGCGCTGGCGAAACCCGCGGCGTCCATGCAGACATACAGAGCGGACCGCGCGACCGGCGTGCCGGCGGCGAGCGCATGCTCGACCGCGTGCCGGCCACGGGCCAGGGTGGTCGCATCCAGCCCCAGGTCGCGGGCGATGCGGGCCGCATTCGCGGCCTGCACGCGCGGCGCCAGCAGCGCCACCATCCATCGCACGTCCTCGCGCGCCAGCAGGTGCAGGGTGCCGCGCATCGGCCAGGTGCGCACGATCTCGCCGCGCTGGATCGCATCCTCCACCTGCGCCCGCGTGGCGCCCTGGGTGCGCAGGCCGACGGCCCACAACGCAGCGTGGTAGTCCTGCGCCTGCATCGCGCCCAGATGGCGCACCGCATCGGCGGGAGATGCCGCCGCGGGCGCGCTGATACCCTGCGCATGCAGGCGCCGCGCCGTCAGCGACGGCAGCACGCCTACTTCTCCTTGCGCCAGTTGATCGAGCCGCGCGTCTCGATGGTGCTGGATTCGATTTCCACGTCGAAGCCCTTGCGCAGCAGGTACTTCAGCGTCACCGCCGAACCGGAGCCGATCATCGATACGCCGTAGCTGACGTACAGCTTGGGCGAGAGGTACTTGCCCACGCCGAACACCGAGCCGCCCAGCGTGCGCGATTCCAGCACCCCGGCATCGTCCAGGCCGATCTTCGCGCCCAACTGCGACGCCAGAAGGCCCGCGCCCGCGCCCAGCGCCGACGAGGCCGCGTTGATGCGCTGGCTTTCGTCGCTGCTGGCGGTATTGAGCGAGCGGCCCAGCACCAGGTAGGCCAGCGCTTCGGACTCGGACAGGGACGGGTTGGACCACACGCGCGCGCGCGGCTGGCTGGCGCGGCCGGTGACGTCGATGCCGGCGGTGACGCTGGCGCTGACCACTTCGCGCTCGGCGCGGATGTTGATGCGCGGATCGGATACGGCGTTGTTGCTCCACGTCAGCTCGCCGCGGGTGATGCGCAGCTTCTGGCCGTAGGCCTCGTATCGGCCGTCCACGTCCAGCCGGCCCGTGGCCAGCATCTCGCGGCCGGGCTGCGAACGCACGTGCAGCGTGCCGGCCAGCGTGCCCTCCAGGCCGTAGCCTTTCAGCCTGACCTCGTCGCCGACCTTCAGCGACAGGTCCAGGTCCA belongs to Pseudoxanthomonas sp. F37 and includes:
- a CDS encoding winged helix DNA-binding domain-containing protein is translated as MLPSLTARRLHAQGISAPAAASPADAVRHLGAMQAQDYHAALWAVGLRTQGATRAQVEDAIQRGEIVRTWPMRGTLHLLAREDVRWMVALLAPRVQAANAARIARDLGLDATTLARGRHAVEHALAAGTPVARSALYVCMDAAGFASAHQRGLHLLNWLAHEGAICQGPRHGKQPTFVLMDAWVPPGAPLAREEALHRLALRYLQGHGPATAADLAWWSGLTQKDALRALELAGSALEKETHDGTTWWWRADAPLPARSRAIHLLPAFDEYLIGYRDRTPVLDAAHTRRVIGVNGLVAATAIVQGRVAATWKRGGDTDVALDPLRALADAEHEGIRRAARRWRRFLGEAR